One segment of Parvularcula sp. IMCC14364 DNA contains the following:
- a CDS encoding DapH/DapD/GlmU-related protein, translating to MIQRLINWQRAASQRRELKRLVRHCRPDDLPSLALKIAVQRSLGTAIGKRCRLLGGIDAVNPHLVKIGDKCVIGGESRLLAHGPGFDGKELTVIGDYTYLGYRVTVLPGVKIGEGCIIGAGAIVTRDIPDGSVAVGNPARVLRQVSPEEAADIRYRLDNDLFFGRDGKIT from the coding sequence ATGATCCAACGCCTTATCAACTGGCAGCGCGCGGCTTCGCAGCGACGAGAACTCAAACGATTGGTGAGGCACTGCAGGCCCGATGACTTGCCGAGCCTTGCACTGAAAATAGCCGTGCAGAGAAGTCTAGGCACGGCGATTGGAAAACGTTGTCGTTTGTTGGGAGGTATTGATGCGGTGAATCCTCATCTCGTAAAAATTGGTGACAAATGCGTGATCGGCGGCGAGAGTAGACTGTTAGCGCACGGCCCTGGCTTTGACGGAAAGGAGCTCACCGTCATTGGGGACTATACTTATCTCGGGTACCGGGTGACCGTTTTGCCCGGTGTAAAGATTGGTGAGGGATGCATCATTGGCGCGGGGGCCATCGTCACGCGAGATATTCCTGATGGCTCTGTAGCGGTTGGCAATCCTGCTCGCGTCTTGCGGCAAGTAAGCCCAGAGGAGGCCGCAGACATTCGATACCGCTTAGACAATGATTTGTTTTTTGGCCGAGATGGCAAGATCACTTGA
- a CDS encoding glycosyltransferase family 4 protein — MSQAPILFFHSVDQDNLNAQSNNVKAILARWDASEIPATAFHFRAPDPLVAANSNVRLIKLPPNRLWKAKALAAGLNRYSGVVYPCLSAVLDDRFRQMRRALGLGGAVISTLEGVPADQRNQIIEQERLSELVGHKVFCQGIKTPDMAALSRVKADSDLLIAISPFLERIANTIWPDVKTADIPLGVNVERFHARDRVPHGSNKTLKVVSAGNVQQHKRPDVFFELARAHPEVEFMWYGEGKQRHQLQSRAASEGLFNLVLPGAVDGDSLAAAFRQADIFTLPSVSEGVPKVTQEAAACGLPVVCMQYYEPFSVRHGVNGYLAEDDTAYAEHIETLIKDAELRARMGAAGAEMAEDWNWAHVAKRWQTAIRDTVHRVAAGSSND; from the coding sequence ATGAGCCAAGCCCCGATCCTCTTCTTCCACTCGGTCGACCAAGACAACCTGAACGCACAATCCAATAACGTTAAAGCAATCCTTGCACGATGGGATGCTAGCGAGATACCAGCGACCGCGTTCCATTTTCGAGCGCCAGACCCACTCGTTGCTGCCAACTCGAATGTCCGCCTTATCAAGTTGCCACCAAACCGTCTTTGGAAGGCGAAAGCCTTGGCTGCCGGGCTCAATCGCTATTCGGGTGTGGTTTATCCTTGCCTCTCGGCCGTTCTTGATGATCGTTTTCGACAAATGCGCAGGGCACTGGGCCTGGGCGGGGCCGTCATCTCGACACTTGAGGGCGTGCCTGCGGACCAGCGCAATCAAATCATAGAACAAGAGCGTTTATCCGAACTCGTTGGTCATAAAGTATTCTGTCAAGGTATAAAAACGCCTGACATGGCCGCATTGTCGAGGGTTAAAGCTGACTCAGACCTTCTGATTGCCATCAGTCCGTTTCTTGAACGGATTGCCAATACCATATGGCCTGACGTGAAGACGGCTGACATCCCTTTGGGCGTCAATGTTGAGCGCTTCCATGCGCGTGATCGAGTGCCCCATGGAAGCAATAAGACGTTAAAAGTGGTTAGCGCTGGGAACGTCCAGCAACATAAGCGTCCAGACGTATTTTTTGAGTTAGCGCGTGCGCATCCCGAGGTCGAATTTATGTGGTATGGTGAAGGAAAGCAGCGGCATCAGTTACAGTCACGCGCTGCCAGTGAAGGGCTGTTTAATCTCGTGCTTCCTGGCGCCGTCGACGGCGACAGCCTTGCAGCAGCCTTCCGACAGGCTGACATATTCACCCTGCCTTCGGTCTCTGAGGGTGTACCGAAAGTGACGCAAGAAGCGGCCGCCTGCGGATTGCCAGTGGTTTGTATGCAATATTACGAACCTTTCTCTGTACGGCACGGCGTCAACGGTTACCTAGCCGAGGATGACACAGCCTACGCCGAGCATATCGAAACATTGATCAAGGACGCCGAGTTGCGCGCACGCATGGGCGCTGCCGGTGCAGAAATGGCCGAAGACTGGAACTGGGCCCACGTCGCCAAACGCTGGCAAACAGCGATCAGGGACACAGTCCACCGCGTGGCTGCGGGCTCAAGCAATGATTAG
- a CDS encoding acylneuraminate cytidylyltransferase family protein, whose protein sequence is MALIGLIPLRAGSKELPGKNTRSLTGRPLFQHSIDHARSAGIESLIVSTDIEELFDTDLGSDVIVARRPPELGADNTPMNHVLRHVLARDFPEPGTIVLLQATSPLRDPSDIRRAIDLHAAEDYDLVMSVTEANSSVMKWGRIEGQDFLPLSDPTYCFANRDDLPAVYRPNGAIYVFDADWFREVGTLSGGRIGAIQMPAERSHDIDTRADFEAVSALISSDKRRDA, encoded by the coding sequence ATGGCGCTGATCGGTTTGATTCCTCTGCGCGCAGGCTCTAAGGAACTGCCAGGCAAGAACACCCGCTCACTCACGGGCAGGCCGCTCTTCCAGCACAGCATTGATCATGCTCGCTCCGCAGGTATCGAGAGCTTGATTGTATCAACTGATATTGAGGAGTTGTTCGATACCGACCTTGGATCAGACGTAATTGTCGCAAGGCGCCCTCCGGAGTTGGGCGCCGACAATACTCCGATGAACCATGTGTTGCGCCATGTACTCGCTCGAGACTTTCCCGAGCCGGGCACGATTGTACTATTGCAGGCGACATCTCCGCTTCGTGATCCGTCCGACATACGCCGAGCGATCGACCTTCATGCTGCGGAGGATTACGATTTGGTCATGAGCGTGACGGAGGCGAACTCTAGTGTCATGAAGTGGGGACGCATCGAGGGCCAGGACTTTCTTCCACTCTCTGATCCCACTTACTGTTTTGCTAACCGTGATGACCTGCCGGCTGTTTACCGACCAAATGGCGCCATTTATGTTTTTGATGCTGATTGGTTTCGTGAGGTTGGCACATTGTCAGGCGGACGGATCGGAGCAATCCAAATGCCGGCCGAGCGTTCTCACGACATTGATACACGAGCGGACTTTGAGGCAGTAAGCGCTCTGATTTCTAGCGATAAGAGGCGTGACGCCTAA
- the neuC gene encoding UDP-N-acetylglucosamine 2-epimerase has protein sequence MLFVTGTRADFGKLEPLAVAVRDAGHNVSFFVTGMHMLPTYGFTKVEVNRVPGIRVVEFLNQREEDPQDVIFSKTVVGFSDYLRLEQPDLVVIHGDRVEAMAAALVCATNYVRCAHIEGGEVSGTIDELFRHCNTKLAYAHLVSSHTARQRILAMGESADRIYVIGSPELDTHSAPSGVTLQQVQERYDIPFYDYGIVIFHPVTSELDHIGRQASDLFDALEGSDRNFVVIRPNNDPGSEAIMEVINALPSPRFRVLPSMRFAHFSELLRNSSAIIGNSSTGVREAPFLGIPSLDVGTRQTNRCASESIHQVAAKNRNSIRGFLRDHWGKRFSPSREFGEGSAAPNFIAALNSPEFWTHPLQKNFSDTFLSFA, from the coding sequence ATCTTGTTTGTGACCGGCACGCGCGCCGATTTCGGCAAGCTCGAACCACTCGCCGTGGCCGTTAGGGATGCGGGGCACAACGTTTCCTTTTTCGTGACTGGGATGCATATGCTACCGACCTATGGCTTTACGAAAGTCGAGGTGAACCGAGTTCCCGGCATTCGGGTCGTCGAATTCCTCAATCAGCGTGAAGAAGACCCGCAAGACGTCATCTTTTCAAAAACTGTGGTCGGTTTCTCTGACTACTTGAGATTGGAGCAGCCAGACCTGGTTGTAATTCATGGCGATCGCGTAGAGGCGATGGCCGCAGCGCTTGTTTGCGCTACGAACTATGTTCGCTGTGCACATATCGAGGGCGGTGAGGTTTCAGGTACCATCGACGAGCTCTTTCGTCACTGCAATACAAAGCTGGCATATGCTCACTTGGTGAGCTCCCATACTGCAAGGCAGCGCATTCTGGCGATGGGAGAAAGTGCAGACCGCATTTACGTAATAGGATCTCCGGAGTTGGACACACATTCGGCTCCATCCGGCGTGACTTTGCAGCAAGTGCAAGAGCGCTACGATATACCGTTTTACGACTACGGCATCGTCATCTTTCATCCTGTAACATCCGAGCTGGATCACATCGGACGCCAGGCTTCCGATCTTTTTGATGCGCTTGAGGGATCTGACCGCAATTTTGTTGTGATCCGTCCGAACAATGACCCGGGCTCCGAGGCAATTATGGAGGTGATTAATGCGCTTCCATCGCCGCGCTTCCGCGTGCTTCCCTCCATGCGGTTTGCCCATTTTTCCGAATTATTGCGCAACTCATCGGCGATCATAGGTAACTCAAGTACCGGAGTGCGTGAGGCTCCGTTCCTCGGGATACCCAGCCTTGATGTCGGCACCCGCCAAACCAATCGATGTGCGTCGGAGTCCATCCATCAAGTCGCCGCGAAAAACCGGAATTCAATCAGGGGTTTTCTCCGCGATCACTGGGGTAAGCGGTTTTCCCCAAGTCGTGAATTTGGCGAAGGATCAGCGGCACCGAACTTTATCGCTGCGCTTAACTCTCCGGAATTTTGGACGCACCCCCTTCAGAAGAATTTCAGTGATACCTTTCTGAGTTTTGCATAG
- a CDS encoding N-acetylneuraminate synthase family protein, translating into MSQIGKFKMQFPKIEIGGRLIGLSHPPLVIAEIGINHGGDLEVAKTMVKLAALAGCEIVKHQTHILEDEMTEEAKSIFPPNADVSIWDVMERCALSLEDEAALKEYAEDLGLIWISTPFSRMAADFLEDLDVPAFKIGSGEADNLPLIRHIARKKKPVILSTGMQSIETLRRSVQALEDSGVPYALLECTNLYPSPPEIVSLSGVTELREAFPRAVVGFSDHSIGPEMALASVALGASILERHFTDTRYRNGPDIINSMDPAELRLVIDRSREIWVATSNPKGRTELEEPVYHFARASVVADANLPEGHVIGENDIWARRPGSGEIPGYEFDKVIGKRLTRSVNRNTQLRWADLT; encoded by the coding sequence ATGAGCCAAATAGGTAAATTTAAAATGCAGTTCCCCAAGATTGAAATTGGTGGCCGACTTATAGGCTTGTCTCACCCACCGCTCGTGATTGCCGAAATAGGGATTAATCATGGCGGCGATCTCGAAGTGGCAAAAACTATGGTCAAGCTCGCCGCGCTTGCAGGATGCGAAATAGTTAAGCACCAGACGCATATTCTCGAAGACGAAATGACAGAGGAGGCGAAGTCGATATTCCCTCCAAACGCCGATGTTTCCATCTGGGATGTGATGGAGAGGTGTGCCCTGAGCTTAGAAGATGAGGCGGCACTTAAAGAGTATGCTGAAGACCTTGGTCTGATTTGGATCTCAACACCCTTTAGTAGAATGGCAGCTGATTTCCTAGAAGATCTTGACGTACCTGCGTTCAAGATAGGATCTGGCGAAGCCGATAATCTGCCCCTGATCAGGCACATTGCGCGGAAGAAGAAGCCAGTGATCCTATCGACGGGTATGCAGTCAATCGAAACGCTTCGAAGATCAGTGCAAGCGCTGGAAGATTCCGGTGTCCCTTACGCGCTCCTTGAATGTACCAATCTTTATCCAAGCCCGCCAGAGATTGTCTCGCTAAGCGGCGTAACCGAATTACGCGAGGCATTCCCGAGAGCTGTAGTGGGGTTTTCAGATCACTCCATTGGTCCAGAGATGGCGCTAGCGTCGGTTGCATTAGGTGCCTCGATCCTTGAGAGACACTTCACGGACACGCGGTATCGCAACGGGCCGGACATCATCAATTCGATGGATCCTGCGGAGTTACGGCTCGTTATTGATCGCTCTCGCGAGATTTGGGTTGCAACAAGCAATCCGAAGGGGCGTACTGAGCTTGAAGAACCAGTCTATCACTTTGCTCGTGCCAGCGTTGTAGCTGACGCTAACCTACCCGAGGGCCACGTGATTGGCGAGAACGATATTTGGGCGCGGCGACCAGGCTCTGGCGAGATCCCTGGTTATGAGTTCGATAAGGTAATCGGCAAACGACTGACACGGTCAGTCAACAGAAATACCCAGCTGAGGTGGGCTGACTTAACGTGA
- a CDS encoding transcription termination/antitermination protein NusG — MTVSDLSTSSKWYAVQTHPHKEELAFKNLQQQSYETFCPQIFRSIRHARQFKTVRRPLFPRYLFVSFDPSGTPWRAINSTLGVTGLVMMGEQPQAVPDGLVEQLQSQFELDGDSPPKTAQFTPGSKVEIVKGPFAGVIGQFEKMDGPTRVLVLLDMMNRKVPYWTNSSALYLHDK, encoded by the coding sequence ATGACTGTTTCTGACCTCAGCACTTCTTCAAAATGGTATGCTGTGCAAACGCATCCCCATAAAGAAGAACTTGCCTTCAAAAATCTCCAACAGCAATCCTATGAAACTTTTTGTCCTCAAATTTTCCGAAGTATTCGTCACGCACGCCAATTTAAAACCGTACGCCGACCATTATTTCCGCGCTATTTGTTTGTCTCCTTTGACCCGTCTGGTACGCCATGGCGTGCTATCAACAGTACGCTAGGTGTTACAGGGCTGGTGATGATGGGAGAACAACCCCAGGCTGTGCCTGATGGGCTGGTTGAACAGCTGCAATCCCAATTTGAATTGGACGGCGATTCCCCCCCCAAAACTGCTCAATTCACTCCGGGATCGAAAGTCGAGATTGTAAAAGGGCCCTTTGCGGGAGTTATCGGTCAATTTGAGAAAATGGATGGCCCTACCCGCGTTCTGGTTTTGTTAGACATGATGAATCGCAAAGTACCTTACTGGACGAATTCAAGTGCACTATACCTTCATGACAAATAA
- a CDS encoding O-antigen ligase — MLGGTSQDIVQPKLWLQVIGTLLISFVFLKASISEVFQKSPYISILIICTIFLHLLYLLPLPPFIWSNLPGRDIIETGFNAANLSLPWQPLSLAPDRTLSGFLSLIPALAVYLVTICLASKIEIEIAINAFLIFAVITVGLGLFQVSGAEPLLYFYDETNPGAPVAFFSNVNHQATLLLMAIPFAISMLNMKDWRAGEPKRSFVLSVAVTLILTIGLMLNGSMAGYLLLLPALGLSFWLLIVRGKINLVWMGVVAAPFIMFLAIDAFLLNPIGADIRNTILDQSSVSRSQIFAGTMDAIYYFFPIGTGPGTFSLVYPLFENIDHVTSTYAPQAHNEYLQVVLEFGLLGGILMMAFIWWWFKSFGAYANSHHNRLARCAIIATLLVMVHSTVDYPLRTIAISTMFSFCVALIVRSQFENQ; from the coding sequence ATGTTGGGGGGCACCAGTCAAGATATTGTCCAACCAAAACTCTGGTTGCAAGTGATCGGGACTTTGCTTATTTCGTTCGTCTTTTTGAAAGCAAGCATCAGTGAAGTCTTTCAAAAGAGTCCATATATATCGATCCTGATAATATGTACTATTTTTTTACACCTCCTCTATCTATTGCCGCTTCCTCCCTTCATTTGGTCCAACCTTCCTGGACGCGATATTATCGAGACAGGGTTTAACGCGGCGAACCTGTCGCTCCCCTGGCAACCCCTCTCACTAGCGCCGGACCGCACCTTATCAGGGTTCCTCTCGCTAATACCGGCGTTAGCCGTCTACCTCGTCACCATCTGCCTCGCCAGCAAGATTGAGATTGAGATTGCGATCAACGCTTTTCTTATTTTTGCCGTCATCACTGTCGGTCTGGGATTATTTCAGGTGAGCGGCGCTGAGCCCCTGCTCTATTTTTACGACGAAACCAATCCGGGCGCACCCGTTGCTTTCTTTTCGAATGTCAACCATCAGGCAACCTTATTGTTAATGGCCATCCCGTTTGCCATTAGCATGCTGAACATGAAGGATTGGCGTGCTGGTGAACCAAAACGATCTTTCGTTCTGAGCGTTGCGGTGACTTTAATTTTGACAATTGGCTTAATGCTGAATGGATCCATGGCCGGATATCTTCTGCTTTTACCAGCTCTCGGTTTGTCCTTTTGGCTGTTGATTGTCCGTGGAAAGATAAATCTCGTTTGGATGGGAGTTGTAGCCGCTCCCTTTATTATGTTCCTTGCAATCGACGCATTCCTCCTCAACCCGATTGGGGCCGACATACGAAATACCATTCTAGACCAAAGTTCAGTCTCAAGATCACAAATTTTTGCCGGCACCATGGACGCAATTTACTATTTTTTTCCAATCGGTACAGGGCCTGGCACGTTTAGCCTAGTCTACCCCTTATTCGAAAACATTGATCACGTTACTTCCACCTATGCGCCGCAAGCTCATAATGAGTACCTGCAAGTCGTCCTGGAATTTGGCCTCCTCGGAGGCATATTGATGATGGCTTTTATCTGGTGGTGGTTCAAGAGCTTTGGCGCTTATGCGAATTCGCATCACAATCGCTTGGCACGCTGTGCCATCATTGCCACTTTGCTGGTGATGGTCCATAGCACAGTGGATTATCCTTTACGGACGATCGCCATCAGTACGATGTTTTCGTTTTGTGTTGCCTTAATTGTGCGATCCCAATTTGAGAATCAATAA
- a CDS encoding type IV pilus biogenesis/stability protein PilW, with product MFELFWGRVQILAKSDAASALQLAPTNATALINTNWSRIDTHRIDDIQSAIKQPIAQSALRAEPFTQLALLELKSGNDQTAKTYFQTAQKRNPRSRGAARGLFDLNVKEEDYGGALDQLDLLLRLDRRLSNEYFATLLPFAQNPRAQSALKEKLVQGASWAPQFLSYLTNQIVPAKFMAELIQETPFNDPQMRTKLQSSFLTKMLQKGNYQNAKSYWEAFVGLETTRPELPYDNLFESKPGPLPFNWRLINSATHSAELIKPGLHGYFSGNRTTVLAEQYVSLPVDIPHQLSVRADHNIRRRHGHFSWRLVCHPDNQILAKLEFSGVSTGLRRTTNAFKIDHETCPLQKLQLLGIVGEYTSGITLTTHAVLLEPIPS from the coding sequence GTGTTTGAACTTTTCTGGGGAAGAGTTCAAATTCTTGCTAAATCAGATGCCGCAAGCGCACTGCAACTTGCACCAACCAATGCGACTGCCCTCATTAACACCAACTGGTCTCGCATTGATACGCATCGGATCGATGATATTCAGTCAGCCATCAAACAACCTATTGCTCAGTCTGCGTTAAGGGCGGAGCCATTTACGCAATTGGCGCTCCTTGAGCTAAAAAGTGGAAATGACCAAACTGCTAAGACCTATTTTCAGACAGCACAAAAAAGGAATCCTCGTAGCCGAGGTGCGGCAAGAGGTCTTTTCGACCTAAATGTTAAGGAAGAAGATTATGGCGGCGCGCTCGACCAGCTCGACCTATTGTTAAGATTAGATCGTCGGCTTTCAAACGAGTATTTCGCAACTCTTCTTCCGTTTGCCCAAAATCCCCGCGCGCAAAGCGCTTTAAAAGAAAAGCTTGTTCAGGGGGCTAGCTGGGCGCCCCAATTTCTCTCCTATCTGACAAACCAAATCGTCCCGGCAAAGTTTATGGCTGAGTTAATCCAAGAAACACCCTTTAACGATCCGCAAATGCGCACCAAGTTGCAAAGCAGCTTTCTGACGAAAATGCTCCAAAAAGGCAATTATCAGAACGCAAAATCCTATTGGGAGGCATTTGTTGGCCTGGAGACAACGCGTCCGGAACTTCCTTATGACAATTTATTTGAGAGTAAACCTGGCCCTTTGCCATTTAATTGGCGCTTGATCAATTCAGCCACTCATAGTGCCGAATTGATCAAGCCCGGCCTTCATGGTTACTTTTCTGGCAACCGGACCACCGTTCTTGCGGAGCAATATGTCAGCTTGCCTGTTGACATACCGCATCAACTCTCTGTCAGGGCTGATCATAACATCCGTCGTCGGCACGGTCATTTTTCCTGGCGGCTGGTCTGTCACCCTGATAATCAAATTCTCGCCAAGTTGGAATTCTCAGGGGTAAGTACTGGTCTGCGTCGAACAACCAATGCCTTCAAGATCGATCATGAGACATGCCCTCTCCAAAAACTCCAACTGCTAGGTATTGTTGGTGAATATACATCTGGCATTACCCTCACAACACATGCTGTTTTGCTCGAACCAATCCCATCATGA
- a CDS encoding polysaccharide biosynthesis tyrosine autokinase gives MTPHDGQFDKTRVTRFPGGGASMPSTPPAPYPDANLDFDEGSDGGFNFWELLRIFVKWWWLIAIIVLVVVAATTIFTLRQTPMYRATTTVEIKQQESNIIEVNDVEQINANAEFMSTQYSLLRSRALAERVVQSLNLTTDDRFANQTVELPKRVEQAASVVVDNLSVAPVGRSRLVNISYASSDPRLAARVSDAVAETFIAYNLERKFNATSYARDFLEERIAATKTSLEASERALIQYADEQGIVNINNNASGETDATGSLDSAALVSFNAELATVQAQRIDLEQRYNEAASNQFAADIQNDPTIQSIQTGLAELESEYLEKSNFLKPDFPEMVELNGKIDAAKSRLRSERSNIVNTLESQYQATLSREQGLQSRINEIKGDVISVRNRSIDYTILQRDVDTNRTQYDALLQRLKEISTSDGIGSNLVSIVDRAKVPNLPFEPNLKRSLVMALLLSAAFGFGLAYLIELIDDRIKLPDDIKEKLDLRILGVVPLLGKDEKFEQVLTDSQSSISEAYASTRTSLQFAVSGAPRIIQITSTRPGEGKSSSAFALAKSFAAQEQKTLIIDADLRLPAFSRGGGESIGLTGLLTSMAPIEPQLLPSKFPHLFLLPAGKVPSNPAELLSGHRFEQVLHELRDQFDQIIIDGPPVLGLADAPILGAVCEATILVIEAGAIRTPSVKLTLERLATSNTHLIGAILTKYKSAANGYLDYYQYSYGKEFSEYGKRKHRKPKSVLAHLSFLKKPDTRNRDLEITENF, from the coding sequence ATGACACCTCATGATGGGCAATTTGACAAAACGCGGGTAACAAGGTTTCCGGGGGGTGGTGCCAGCATGCCTTCAACGCCCCCAGCACCGTATCCAGACGCCAACTTAGATTTTGACGAAGGCTCGGATGGGGGCTTCAATTTCTGGGAACTATTACGCATATTCGTCAAATGGTGGTGGCTCATTGCTATAATAGTCCTTGTGGTGGTAGCAGCGACCACAATTTTTACCTTACGGCAAACGCCGATGTATCGGGCGACTACGACTGTTGAAATCAAGCAACAGGAATCAAACATCATTGAAGTGAACGATGTGGAGCAGATTAATGCGAATGCAGAGTTTATGTCAACACAGTACTCTCTCCTTCGCAGCAGAGCCCTTGCCGAGCGCGTGGTCCAATCCCTGAACCTGACGACCGATGACCGTTTTGCAAATCAGACAGTTGAGCTTCCAAAACGCGTGGAGCAAGCTGCAAGCGTGGTGGTGGACAATCTCTCAGTCGCCCCTGTTGGTCGTAGCCGCCTCGTCAATATTTCCTATGCGAGCTCTGATCCGCGTCTCGCCGCCAGGGTTTCGGATGCTGTCGCCGAAACTTTCATTGCCTATAATCTGGAGCGTAAATTCAACGCAACCTCTTATGCCAGAGACTTTTTAGAAGAAAGGATTGCAGCGACAAAAACCTCTTTAGAGGCCTCGGAACGTGCCCTAATCCAGTATGCTGATGAACAGGGAATTGTTAATATTAATAACAACGCCAGCGGCGAGACCGATGCAACAGGTTCACTGGATTCTGCCGCCCTTGTTTCGTTCAATGCCGAACTCGCCACAGTTCAAGCGCAACGTATTGACCTTGAGCAACGCTACAACGAAGCCGCAAGCAATCAATTTGCGGCTGATATCCAAAATGATCCCACGATCCAGTCTATTCAGACCGGCCTCGCGGAACTTGAAAGCGAATATCTGGAAAAGAGTAATTTTCTTAAACCTGATTTCCCCGAGATGGTCGAATTAAACGGCAAGATTGATGCAGCAAAAAGTCGACTACGTTCCGAACGCTCCAATATTGTGAATACTTTGGAGTCACAATATCAAGCGACTCTTTCGCGCGAACAAGGTCTCCAATCACGCATAAACGAAATAAAAGGTGATGTGATTAGCGTCCGCAATCGAAGTATTGATTATACCATTCTTCAACGTGACGTAGACACTAATCGTACTCAGTATGATGCTTTGCTGCAACGGTTAAAAGAAATCAGTACTTCTGATGGCATCGGCTCAAACCTCGTTTCAATTGTCGATCGCGCAAAAGTACCGAACTTGCCTTTCGAGCCAAATCTTAAAAGATCCCTTGTCATGGCCTTGCTCTTAAGTGCAGCATTTGGCTTTGGTCTTGCCTATTTGATTGAATTGATTGACGATCGGATCAAACTTCCTGACGACATTAAGGAAAAACTAGACTTGCGCATACTTGGTGTCGTTCCGCTTCTAGGCAAAGACGAAAAATTCGAACAGGTATTAACAGATAGTCAGTCAAGCATTTCCGAGGCTTACGCCTCTACTCGAACGAGCCTGCAATTTGCGGTAAGCGGTGCCCCGCGGATTATCCAAATAACAAGCACTCGGCCTGGTGAAGGCAAATCCTCCAGCGCCTTTGCGCTGGCCAAGTCTTTCGCGGCCCAAGAACAAAAAACTCTTATTATTGATGCTGACCTCCGGTTACCCGCCTTTTCAAGAGGCGGTGGCGAATCAATTGGCCTTACCGGTCTACTTACCAGTATGGCTCCAATTGAACCGCAACTCCTGCCTTCAAAATTTCCGCACTTGTTTCTCCTGCCGGCCGGCAAAGTACCCAGCAATCCCGCTGAACTTTTATCGGGCCATCGATTTGAACAAGTGTTACATGAGTTACGGGATCAATTTGATCAAATCATTATTGATGGCCCGCCAGTACTCGGTCTGGCCGATGCCCCAATTCTCGGGGCAGTGTGTGAGGCGACAATCCTGGTCATTGAGGCAGGCGCGATCCGTACCCCTTCCGTCAAGTTGACACTCGAACGGCTCGCGACCAGCAATACGCATCTCATTGGAGCCATACTGACCAAATATAAATCGGCCGCTAATGGATATCTGGATTATTACCAATATAGCTATGGCAAGGAATTCAGTGAATATGGGAAAAGGAAACACCGTAAGCCCAAATCAGTCCTTGCTCATCTTTCGTTTCTAAAGAAGCCCGACACGCGCAATCGAGACCTGGAAATAACAGAAAATTTTTGA
- a CDS encoding polysaccharide biosynthesis/export family protein: MKRTARGGGLGYLPVLLAMASCASGEPAQSKQLDASDIIVTSELPQPDAEAISRLSQNDIFRAGDTVEMIVYRPADLSGTFVVNAFGKVEFPLIGEQQVENVTVSDLSETLEARYEERYLKDPDIVVKRVAAKIGKFVVDGAVGKPGVYDLYEAIRLSEAIALAGGTDDVANLRRILVLRNIGDERYVSEYNMVAIREKGGQDPLIYPNDAIFVDNRRVSLAVGEILRTVPLFGLFLR, translated from the coding sequence ATGAAACGAACGGCTCGCGGCGGCGGTTTAGGCTATTTGCCAGTCTTATTGGCAATGGCGTCTTGTGCAAGTGGTGAGCCAGCGCAGTCAAAGCAACTGGACGCATCTGATATCATCGTGACGTCGGAACTTCCTCAGCCTGACGCGGAAGCTATCAGTCGGCTTTCTCAAAACGATATATTTCGCGCTGGGGACACCGTAGAAATGATAGTTTATCGGCCAGCTGATCTGTCCGGTACTTTTGTTGTGAATGCTTTTGGGAAAGTTGAGTTTCCACTCATCGGTGAACAACAGGTGGAAAATGTCACTGTGAGTGACCTCTCGGAAACGTTGGAGGCACGATATGAAGAGCGCTACTTAAAAGATCCGGACATTGTCGTCAAACGGGTTGCGGCAAAAATTGGCAAATTTGTCGTCGATGGAGCGGTAGGTAAACCGGGCGTTTATGATCTATACGAGGCAATTCGCCTTTCCGAAGCGATAGCATTGGCCGGTGGAACGGATGACGTGGCGAATTTACGTCGGATTCTGGTATTAAGAAACATTGGGGATGAGCGCTATGTTTCCGAATATAATATGGTAGCAATCAGAGAAAAAGGTGGGCAGGATCCGCTAATTTATCCAAACGACGCAATATTTGTTGATAACAGGCGCGTCTCTCTTGCCGTAGGCGAAATATTACGTACCGTCCCTCTATTTGGGCTATTCTTACGATGA